The Merismopedia glauca CCAP 1448/3 genome window below encodes:
- the thiC gene encoding phosphomethylpyrimidine synthase, with product MRTEWVAKRRGQDNVSQMYYARQGLVTEEMNYVAQRENLPVEVVRDEVARGRMIIPANINHTNLEPMCIGIASKCKVNANIGASPNSSNINEEIEKLNLAVKYGADTVMDLSTGGGNLDEIRTAIIQASPVPIGTVPIYQALESVHGNMESLTPDDFLHIIEKHAQQGVDYMTIHAGILIEHLPLVKNRITGIVSRGGGILARWMLHHHKQNPLYTHYNDIIEIFKRYDVSFSLGDSLRPGCTHDASDDAQLAELKTLGKLTRKAWEHDVQVMVEGPGHVPMDQIEFNVKKQMEECSEAPFYVLGPLVTDIAPGYDHITSAIGAAMAGWYGTAMLCYVTPKEHLGLPNAEDVRNGLIAYKIAAHAADIARHRPGARDRDDELSTARYNFDWNRQFELSLDPERAKEYHDETLPADIYKTAEFCSMCGPKFCPMQTKVDAEALTELEKFLAKEQVGVS from the coding sequence ATGCGTACAGAATGGGTTGCAAAGCGACGCGGGCAAGATAACGTCTCACAGATGTATTATGCTCGTCAAGGCTTAGTTACTGAGGAAATGAACTACGTTGCTCAAAGGGAAAACCTTCCCGTGGAAGTAGTTCGCGACGAAGTAGCTAGGGGAAGAATGATTATCCCCGCTAACATTAACCACACTAACCTAGAGCCAATGTGTATTGGCATTGCCTCCAAGTGTAAGGTTAATGCCAATATTGGTGCTTCTCCTAACTCATCCAACATCAACGAGGAAATCGAGAAGCTGAACTTAGCCGTTAAATATGGTGCTGACACCGTAATGGATTTATCCACTGGTGGTGGTAACCTAGACGAAATTCGGACAGCTATCATTCAAGCTTCACCAGTCCCCATTGGTACTGTACCTATTTATCAAGCCTTAGAAAGCGTCCACGGGAACATGGAAAGCCTGACCCCAGATGACTTTCTCCACATTATTGAAAAACACGCCCAACAGGGTGTGGATTACATGACCATCCATGCGGGTATTTTAATCGAGCATCTCCCGTTAGTCAAAAACCGCATTACAGGGATTGTCTCTCGCGGTGGCGGAATTTTAGCTAGATGGATGCTGCACCATCACAAGCAAAACCCACTCTATACCCATTACAACGACATCATCGAAATCTTTAAGAGATACGATGTCTCCTTCAGCTTAGGTGATTCTTTACGTCCTGGTTGTACCCACGATGCTTCCGATGATGCTCAGTTAGCCGAACTCAAAACTTTGGGTAAGTTAACTCGCAAAGCCTGGGAACATGACGTTCAGGTGATGGTAGAAGGTCCCGGACACGTGCCAATGGATCAAATCGAGTTCAACGTCAAAAAGCAGATGGAAGAGTGTTCTGAAGCTCCTTTCTACGTGCTAGGGCCATTAGTTACCGATATTGCCCCAGGTTACGATCATATTACCTCAGCGATCGGGGCAGCAATGGCGGGTTGGTACGGTACAGCGATGCTGTGCTATGTCACGCCGAAGGAACATTTAGGCTTACCTAATGCTGAAGACGTAAGAAATGGCTTGATTGCCTACAAGATTGCGGCTCATGCGGCTGATATTGCCCGCCATCGTCCAGGAGCTAGAGATAGAGATGACGAACTCTCTACTGCTCGTTATAACTTCGACTGGAATCGCCAGTTTGAACTATCTTTAGATCCAGAACGCGCTAAAGAATACCACGATGAAACTCTCCCTGCTGATATTTACAAAACAGCCGAGTTTTGCTCGATGTGTGGCCCTAAATTCTGCCCCATGCAGACTAAAGTTGATGCTGAGGCGCTAACGGAACTTGAAAAGTTCTTGGCTAAAGAGCAAGTAGGAGTCAGTTAG
- a CDS encoding ferrochelatase: MVATPEKVSQSNDVAAQDRVAVLLMGYGEVESYEDFANYNEQALNLLTAKFAPVPSWIYPPLAKMLAVFDLHEWGHQHHNFISPHNEIFEKQRAGIEHQLQHQWGDRVKVFKAFNFCAPHLPSQVLAQIKAEGFSKVLIYPLLVVDSIFTSGIAVEQVNQALRELRDGESHWLKAQRYIPSFYNEPEYIELLANLVEEKIAEELADAYLPSEIGIVLMNHGCPHKAKGFTSGIDESEALYELVREKLIHRYPLISVGWLNHDTPLIEWTQPNTKLAATNLIALGAKAIVMMPIGFATENHETLLDVHHIIHALEKRHSDVRCVQMACVNDHPEFMKMAAHWANHQIEALLETSGVSVNLNKAAQSGHHHHHH, from the coding sequence GTGGTTGCTACTCCCGAAAAAGTTTCCCAAAGTAACGATGTTGCGGCTCAAGATCGAGTCGCTGTATTATTAATGGGCTATGGCGAAGTTGAAAGTTATGAAGATTTTGCCAACTACAACGAACAAGCTTTAAATCTACTGACGGCTAAATTTGCACCAGTTCCCAGTTGGATTTACCCCCCGTTAGCCAAGATGCTGGCTGTTTTCGACTTGCACGAGTGGGGTCATCAGCATCATAACTTTATTTCCCCTCACAACGAGATTTTTGAGAAGCAAAGAGCCGGAATTGAGCATCAATTGCAACATCAGTGGGGCGATCGCGTTAAAGTATTCAAAGCCTTTAACTTCTGCGCGCCTCATCTTCCCAGTCAAGTTTTAGCTCAAATTAAAGCTGAAGGGTTTAGTAAAGTTCTGATTTACCCATTACTAGTGGTAGATTCTATCTTTACTAGTGGTATCGCTGTAGAACAAGTTAATCAAGCGTTAAGAGAACTCAGAGACGGTGAATCCCACTGGTTGAAAGCACAACGCTATATCCCATCTTTCTACAACGAACCAGAATATATCGAGTTGCTAGCCAACTTGGTTGAGGAAAAGATCGCTGAAGAACTAGCTGATGCTTACCTCCCCTCGGAAATAGGGATTGTGTTGATGAACCACGGTTGTCCTCACAAAGCCAAGGGATTTACCTCTGGAATTGATGAAAGTGAAGCCTTGTACGAATTAGTTCGCGAAAAACTAATTCACCGCTATCCCCTAATTTCTGTCGGCTGGTTGAACCATGACACGCCATTAATTGAATGGACTCAACCCAATACTAAACTAGCCGCCACCAACTTGATTGCTTTGGGTGCAAAAGCTATAGTCATGATGCCGATTGGCTTTGCTACCGAAAATCACGAAACCCTGCTAGATGTACATCACATCATTCATGCTCTAGAAAAGCGCCATTCTGACGTTAGATGCGTACAAATGGCTTGTGTCAATGACCACCCCGAATTTATGAAAATGGCGGCTCATTGGGCAAATCATCAGATTGAGGCGTTGCTAGAAACATCTGGAGTCAGCGTGAATTTAAACAAAGCTGCACAATCTGGGCATCATCACCATCATCATTAA
- a CDS encoding bacterial transcriptional activator domain-containing protein, with protein sequence MNSEQLEKLRTEYQAGKAAFERGNYRQAVDKLESAIALTNENSRLGGEIQMWLVTAYEAAGQRNEAIALCRQLNRHPDIETRKQSKRLLYILEAPQLNRRPEWLTQIPDLQAIEEADSKYRQAGGGGSVSKPIASKPKESEPIDWSQVETKDNSFLWLGLITSALILVGLAWLAS encoded by the coding sequence GTGAATTCTGAACAGCTAGAAAAATTACGCACAGAGTATCAAGCTGGGAAAGCTGCATTTGAGAGAGGAAATTATCGCCAAGCTGTGGATAAGTTAGAAAGTGCGATCGCTTTGACTAACGAGAATTCGCGCTTGGGGGGAGAAATCCAAATGTGGCTGGTGACGGCGTATGAAGCAGCAGGACAGAGAAATGAGGCGATCGCCCTATGTCGCCAACTCAACCGTCATCCTGACATCGAAACTCGCAAGCAAAGCAAGCGCCTCCTCTACATTCTAGAAGCACCTCAACTAAATAGACGACCTGAATGGCTAACTCAAATCCCAGATCTCCAAGCAATTGAGGAAGCAGACAGTAAATACCGTCAAGCTGGTGGTGGTGGTAGCGTCAGTAAACCGATTGCTTCCAAACCCAAGGAATCTGAACCGATTGATTGGAGTCAGGTAGAAACTAAGGATAATTCATTTTTATGGCTGGGACTTATCACCTCAGCCTTAATCTTGGTAGGATTAGCTTGGTTAGCCTCTTGA
- a CDS encoding Nif11-like leader peptide family natural product precursor, whose amino-acid sequence MTQESAAKFFKAVKQNQALQERCEAIANRDTFLKAAEEKGYHFSHGSLEIQLEKIPSEEVAAMNNPGVGLRCHIVPR is encoded by the coding sequence ATGACTCAAGAAAGCGCCGCCAAGTTTTTTAAGGCAGTTAAACAAAATCAAGCTTTACAAGAAAGATGTGAAGCGATCGCCAATCGGGATACTTTTTTGAAAGCAGCAGAAGAGAAAGGTTACCACTTTAGTCACGGAAGCTTAGAAATCCAACTAGAGAAAATTCCTTCGGAAGAAGTAGCAGCCATGAACAACCCTGGAGTTGGACTTCGGTGTCACATAGTACCGAGGTAA
- a CDS encoding rhomboid family intramembrane serine protease, which produces MTRKYYAKAIANDLKNQVFILGGMVALMWILEFIDVFFLRHQLDIYGILPRNVVGLRGILFAPFLHGGFPHLIANTVPFITLGWLIMLRETREFFPVTVVIMIVGGLGVWLFGAPAYHIGASGLVFGYLGFLLLRGYFERSIVSIGIALVVFVVYGGVLWGVLPSYPGISWESHLFGFIGGVIAAKSLSQVKNQIPY; this is translated from the coding sequence ATGACTAGAAAATATTATGCCAAGGCGATCGCTAACGATCTCAAAAACCAGGTTTTCATTTTGGGGGGAATGGTAGCATTGATGTGGATCTTGGAGTTTATAGATGTCTTTTTTTTGAGACATCAACTCGATATATATGGTATTTTACCGCGAAATGTGGTGGGATTAAGAGGTATTTTGTTCGCCCCTTTTCTCCACGGCGGTTTTCCCCATTTAATTGCTAATACGGTTCCTTTTATCACCTTGGGTTGGCTAATCATGCTGCGGGAGACGAGAGAGTTTTTTCCTGTGACAGTGGTAATTATGATAGTTGGTGGTTTGGGGGTATGGCTATTTGGCGCGCCAGCTTATCATATTGGTGCTAGTGGCTTAGTTTTTGGCTATTTAGGCTTTTTATTGCTGCGGGGTTACTTTGAACGCAGTATAGTATCGATTGGGATTGCATTGGTAGTTTTTGTAGTCTACGGCGGGGTTTTGTGGGGCGTACTTCCTTCTTACCCTGGAATTTCTTGGGAAAGCCACTTATTTGGATTTATTGGCGGTGTAATTGCCGCTAAGTCTCTTTCTCAAGTCAAAAATCAAATACCTTACTAA
- a CDS encoding TIGR02450 family Trp-rich protein, whose translation MAKKQKFPYLLDSKWTAKVKMWGWRHFRVISRKNEGKWVFAEMVAACDPEVKFWVNARSLKDPVQWQAGWQTLQEMRSHESEKLDDEFNYALSHQTLKNSQ comes from the coding sequence ATGGCTAAAAAACAAAAATTTCCTTATTTATTAGACTCTAAATGGACGGCAAAAGTCAAAATGTGGGGCTGGCGACATTTTAGAGTTATTAGCCGCAAAAACGAAGGTAAATGGGTCTTTGCCGAGATGGTTGCTGCCTGCGATCCAGAAGTCAAGTTTTGGGTTAATGCGCGCTCTCTAAAAGACCCCGTACAATGGCAAGCAGGATGGCAAACCTTGCAAGAAATGCGATCGCATGAATCAGAAAAATTAGACGATGAGTTCAACTATGCTCTCAGCCATCAAACATTAAAAAATTCACAATAA
- a CDS encoding ABC transporter ATP-binding protein, with protein sequence MTSVVLNNVHKSYNQIPVVKHLSFQIDSGEMFGLLGPNGAGKSTTIRMLTTLTQASQGEIKVAGFDIKKEPQGVKQNIGVVLQQISVDGDLSVWENMEFHGRLHHIPNPQRKQLINQWLEYVELSDKQTQLTKTLSGGMKRRLQIARALLHQPKILFLDEPTVGLDPQTRRRLWEIIRDLNKQGMTILLTTHYMEEAEYLCDRIGIMEAGKLIELGTIPQLRAKYGEGLVMKQLGERWEYKFFPSLEEANAYINASPDKVGMMVRPSNLEDIFVELTGRQLD encoded by the coding sequence TTGACGAGTGTTGTTTTAAATAACGTTCATAAATCATATAATCAAATTCCAGTTGTCAAGCATCTATCTTTTCAGATTGACAGTGGGGAAATGTTTGGTTTATTAGGACCAAATGGGGCGGGAAAATCAACCACAATTAGGATGCTAACTACCCTCACTCAAGCAAGTCAAGGAGAAATCAAAGTTGCTGGTTTTGATATCAAAAAAGAACCGCAAGGAGTTAAACAAAATATTGGGGTAGTCTTACAACAAATTAGCGTTGATGGAGATTTATCTGTTTGGGAAAACATGGAATTTCACGGACGTTTGCATCATATTCCCAATCCCCAACGGAAACAATTAATTAACCAATGGTTGGAATATGTAGAACTCAGTGACAAGCAAACCCAACTAACTAAAACTTTATCTGGAGGGATGAAACGCCGCTTACAAATCGCCCGCGCTTTATTACATCAGCCCAAAATCCTGTTTTTAGATGAACCTACAGTGGGGTTAGATCCCCAAACCCGCAGACGTTTGTGGGAAATTATTCGAGATCTCAACAAACAGGGAATGACTATTTTGCTGACAACCCACTACATGGAAGAAGCTGAATATCTATGCGACAGGATTGGGATTATGGAAGCTGGTAAACTGATAGAACTAGGCACTATCCCCCAACTGCGGGCTAAGTATGGGGAAGGATTAGTAATGAAGCAGTTAGGAGAACGTTGGGAATACAAGTTTTTCCCCTCTCTAGAAGAAGCCAATGCATATATCAACGCTTCTCCAGACAAAGTAGGAATGATGGTACGTCCCTCCAATTTAGAAGATATTTTTGTCGAATTAACTGGGCGACAATTAGATTAG
- the scpB gene encoding SMC-Scp complex subunit ScpB, whose translation MPSLASQIEAILYLKGQPLDVATLATYTGCDRPEVESALIELMTDYAHRDSALEVVETPAGYVLQLRESFESVVQKMIPSQLGLGALRTLAAIALKQPIAQTDLVDLRGSGAYQHVQELVELGFIRKRRQPNGRSYVLQVTDKFHQNYELDGILASQVVDLPNLTEVENVTEADTSAQDGLE comes from the coding sequence ATGCCCAGTTTAGCCAGTCAAATTGAAGCAATTTTATATTTGAAAGGACAACCTTTAGATGTAGCGACTTTAGCAACATATACGGGGTGCGATCGCCCTGAAGTAGAATCAGCTTTGATAGAGTTGATGACAGACTACGCCCATCGAGATAGCGCCCTAGAAGTCGTCGAAACACCAGCCGGATACGTTTTACAACTGAGGGAGTCATTTGAAAGCGTAGTTCAAAAAATGATTCCTTCCCAGCTAGGATTAGGGGCTTTACGTACTTTAGCAGCGATCGCCCTCAAACAACCGATCGCCCAAACCGACTTAGTAGATTTGCGCGGTAGTGGCGCTTATCAACACGTTCAAGAGTTAGTGGAACTCGGATTTATCCGCAAACGTCGTCAGCCTAATGGCAGATCTTATGTTTTACAAGTCACCGATAAATTTCATCAAAACTACGAACTAGACGGGATCTTAGCCTCTCAAGTCGTAGATCTACCTAACCTAACCGAAGTAGAAAATGTTACCGAAGCTGACACCTCTGCTCAGGATGGTTTAGAGTAG
- a CDS encoding DUF760 domain-containing protein, with protein sequence MVNPDFFHSSTEETQVNQLMRYLQHQPPEVLERVAKSISPQIKEIISHNVQGLVGMLPDESFHVQITTDRENLGGMLASAMMTGYFLRQMEQRMELESTLSGSHNFSTPKAKEEDRDSPF encoded by the coding sequence ATGGTTAATCCTGACTTTTTTCACTCCTCGACTGAGGAAACTCAAGTCAACCAATTAATGAGATATTTGCAACACCAACCCCCAGAAGTGCTGGAAAGGGTGGCTAAATCGATTAGCCCCCAAATCAAGGAAATTATCTCCCACAACGTCCAAGGGCTAGTAGGGATGCTTCCTGATGAAAGCTTTCACGTTCAAATCACCACAGACAGAGAAAACCTGGGTGGAATGTTGGCTTCAGCCATGATGACAGGCTATTTCCTGCGCCAAATGGAACAGCGTATGGAGTTAGAATCAACCTTGAGTGGTTCTCACAACTTCTCTACACCTAAAGCCAAAGAAGAAGATCGAGATAGCCCTTTTTGA
- a CDS encoding TMEM14 family protein, which yields MESLLNLAPWIILIYALLVAVGGVVGYIQAKSKVSLILGLASGLVLFAAWWLYRETPTIGIGIGSVMAIALLGVFVMRYIKTKSFMPAGLMSILSGVVGLALTSCWLNLPSS from the coding sequence ATGGAAAGTCTGCTGAACTTGGCACCTTGGATAATTCTAATCTATGCGTTATTAGTAGCGGTTGGGGGAGTTGTTGGATACATACAAGCCAAAAGTAAAGTTTCCCTGATTTTAGGGTTAGCTAGTGGCTTAGTTTTATTTGCTGCTTGGTGGCTTTATCGTGAAACCCCAACGATTGGGATTGGTATAGGGAGTGTGATGGCGATCGCCCTTTTAGGCGTGTTCGTGATGCGCTACATTAAAACTAAAAGTTTCATGCCTGCTGGATTGATGAGTATTTTATCAGGAGTTGTTGGTTTAGCTTTAACCTCTTGTTGGTTGAATTTACCTTCATCTTGA
- a CDS encoding DNA cytosine methyltransferase, whose amino-acid sequence MTSQKSVNRPIAVDLFAGAGGMTLGFEQAGFDVLAAVEIDPIHCATHKFNFPFWTILCKSVTETTGLEIRQISGIGNREIDVVFGGPPCQGFSLIGKRTFEDPRNHLVFHFIRLVLELKPKYFVMENVKGMTLGKHREFLDEIISRFTANGYIIQRNYQVLNAAKYGVPQQRERLFLLGSRQDLELPKYPEPMTIIYSRSAMDNSLPKTPSVWDAIGDLPEVENYIELYERDWIFAEFGKPSFYARKLRFFEAIKDDYGYQRNCDRRILTSSLRTKHSLESTARFQATLPGKTEPISRFHKLDFQGLSNTLRAGTASNRGAFTSPRPIHPFTPRCITVREAARLHSYPDWFRFHTTKWHGFRQIGNSVPPLLAKAVAEEIMKVLGKLGDRPKVIYELGNPRLLKFNMSEAARYFQVDPHKIEPRIRNINK is encoded by the coding sequence ATGACATCTCAAAAGTCAGTAAATCGCCCCATAGCAGTAGATTTATTTGCTGGTGCAGGAGGTATGACTTTAGGGTTTGAACAAGCTGGATTTGATGTCTTAGCTGCCGTAGAAATCGATCCAATTCATTGTGCTACACACAAATTTAATTTCCCTTTTTGGACAATTTTATGTAAAAGTGTCACTGAAACTACAGGCTTAGAGATTAGACAGATCTCAGGGATTGGAAATAGAGAGATAGATGTAGTCTTTGGTGGACCACCCTGTCAAGGCTTTTCACTAATTGGGAAACGGACTTTTGAAGATCCTAGAAATCATTTAGTTTTCCATTTTATCCGCTTGGTTTTAGAATTAAAACCCAAGTATTTTGTCATGGAAAATGTCAAAGGAATGACATTAGGAAAACATCGAGAATTTTTGGATGAAATTATTAGTAGATTTACCGCAAATGGTTATATCATTCAACGCAATTATCAAGTATTAAATGCTGCTAAATATGGAGTTCCGCAGCAACGAGAAAGGTTATTTTTACTAGGTAGTCGTCAAGATTTAGAATTACCAAAGTATCCCGAACCTATGACTATAATTTACTCTAGATCGGCAATGGATAACTCACTTCCCAAAACTCCTAGTGTTTGGGATGCAATTGGAGATCTTCCTGAAGTTGAGAATTATATAGAATTATATGAAAGAGATTGGATCTTTGCAGAATTTGGCAAACCCAGTTTTTACGCTAGAAAACTTCGATTTTTTGAAGCGATAAAAGATGATTATGGATATCAACGAAATTGCGATCGCCGCATCCTAACTAGTAGTTTAAGGACTAAACATTCATTAGAATCTACGGCAAGATTTCAAGCTACATTACCAGGAAAAACAGAACCCATCAGCCGTTTCCATAAACTGGATTTTCAAGGTTTATCTAATACTTTAAGAGCAGGAACAGCCAGCAATCGAGGTGCTTTTACTTCTCCTAGACCAATTCATCCTTTTACTCCTAGATGTATTACAGTAAGAGAAGCAGCGAGACTACATTCATATCCCGATTGGTTTAGGTTTCATACGACAAAATGGCACGGTTTTAGACAAATAGGTAACTCAGTTCCCCCATTATTAGCTAAAGCTGTAGCTGAAGAAATTATGAAGGTTTTAGGAAAATTAGGCGATCGCCCAAAAGTAATTTATGAATTAGGTAACCCTAGATTATTGAAATTCAATATGTCGGAAGCGGCTAGATATTTCCAAGTAGATCCTCATAAAATTGAACCGAGAATCCGAAATATTAATAAATAA
- a CDS encoding PspA/IM30 family protein, producing MGLFDRVGRLMKANINDLVSKAEDPEKILEQAILEMQENLVKMRQGVAQAIASQKRTEQQYNQNLVESNNWQKRAELALQKGDENLAREALVRRKSFQDTANALKQSLDTQTGQVDTLKRNLVQIESKLSEAKTKKEMLKARSRAAKAQEQLQGMIQGVNSTGAMAAFERMEEKVLMQEAKSQAAGEIAGSQLEQQFQLLEAHSDVDDELAQMKAMLAGGSQPTGALPPGQASSTPQATAPVDAELEALRRQLNQ from the coding sequence ATGGGATTATTCGATCGCGTTGGTCGCCTAATGAAAGCCAATATCAACGATTTGGTCAGTAAGGCAGAAGATCCAGAAAAGATTCTAGAGCAAGCCATCCTGGAAATGCAGGAAAACTTGGTGAAGATGCGCCAAGGGGTGGCTCAAGCCATTGCTAGCCAAAAACGTACCGAACAGCAGTATAACCAGAATTTGGTAGAGTCTAACAACTGGCAAAAAAGAGCAGAACTAGCTCTCCAAAAAGGGGATGAAAATCTAGCTAGAGAAGCTCTAGTTCGCAGAAAATCCTTCCAAGATACGGCAAATGCCCTGAAACAAAGCTTAGACACTCAAACTGGTCAAGTTGACACTCTCAAGCGGAATTTGGTGCAGATAGAAAGTAAGCTTTCTGAAGCTAAAACCAAAAAAGAAATGCTCAAAGCCCGCAGCCGTGCTGCTAAAGCTCAAGAGCAATTGCAAGGTATGATACAGGGTGTCAATTCTACCGGCGCTATGGCAGCTTTTGAGCGCATGGAAGAAAAGGTTTTGATGCAGGAAGCTAAATCTCAAGCGGCGGGTGAAATTGCTGGATCTCAACTAGAGCAACAATTCCAGCTTTTAGAAGCCCACAGCGATGTTGATGACGAACTAGCTCAAATGAAAGCCATGCTAGCTGGAGGTTCTCAACCAACAGGCGCTTTACCGCCAGGACAAGCGAGTTCTACACCCCAAGCTACTGCACCTGTTGATGCTGAATTGGAAGCTTTACGCAGACAACTCAATCAGTAG
- the gcvT gene encoding glycine cleavage system aminomethyltransferase GcvT, with protein sequence MEPETNAILARTPLYSLVVAQKARMTPFSGWEMPVQFTGILDEHQAVRQKVGMFDISHMGKFAVQGRDLVKTLQHLVPSDLNRLQPGQAQYTMLLNAEAGIIDDIIFYSQGEDKGVIIVNASTKDKDLAWILGHISGSEVELTDLSGDRILIAIQGSQAISQLQPLVEQDLNPIPAFGHITTTILGQPAFIARTGYTGEDGFEVMVESEVGIELWRSLIAAGVVPCGLGARDTLRLEAAMALYGQDIDDSTTPLEAGLGWLVHLDTKGDFIGKEVLERQKSQGVAKRLVGLEMQGRNIARHGYPVMFEGKAVGEVTSGTMSPTLGKAIALAYVPTSLAKIGQQLEVEIRGKTHLATVVKKPFYRSPHR encoded by the coding sequence ATGGAACCAGAAACTAACGCAATTCTTGCTCGTACCCCTTTATATTCCCTAGTTGTTGCCCAAAAAGCGCGGATGACACCTTTTTCGGGTTGGGAAATGCCGGTTCAGTTTACGGGAATCCTGGACGAACATCAGGCGGTACGTCAAAAGGTAGGGATGTTTGATATCTCCCATATGGGCAAATTTGCGGTTCAGGGAAGAGATCTGGTGAAAACGCTGCAACACCTTGTTCCCTCGGATTTGAACCGTCTACAGCCAGGACAGGCTCAATACACAATGTTATTGAATGCCGAAGCGGGAATTATCGATGATATTATTTTCTATTCTCAAGGGGAAGATAAAGGGGTAATCATTGTCAATGCTAGCACTAAAGATAAAGATTTAGCCTGGATTTTAGGGCATATTTCTGGTTCTGAAGTTGAATTAACGGATTTGTCGGGTGATCGCATTTTAATTGCCATCCAGGGTTCCCAAGCAATCAGTCAATTACAGCCGCTTGTGGAGCAAGATCTGAATCCAATTCCAGCTTTCGGTCATATTACCACCACGATTCTCGGTCAACCAGCCTTTATCGCCCGAACGGGGTATACCGGAGAAGATGGGTTTGAGGTGATGGTAGAGTCAGAAGTCGGGATAGAATTATGGCGAAGTCTCATCGCTGCTGGGGTGGTTCCCTGTGGTTTGGGGGCGAGGGATACTTTGCGGCTAGAAGCAGCTATGGCGCTGTACGGACAAGATATCGACGATAGTACTACGCCTTTAGAAGCTGGTTTGGGTTGGTTGGTACATCTAGACACCAAAGGCGATTTTATTGGGAAAGAAGTCCTAGAACGGCAAAAATCTCAAGGTGTCGCCAAGCGGTTAGTGGGTTTAGAAATGCAGGGAAGAAATATTGCTCGTCATGGTTACCCCGTCATGTTTGAAGGGAAAGCAGTCGGAGAGGTAACTAGTGGCACGATGTCACCTACTTTGGGAAAAGCGATCGCCCTAGCCTATGTTCCCACATCCCTCGCCAAAATCGGTCAGCAGTTAGAAGTAGAAATTCGGGGTAAAACCCATCTGGCTACAGTCGTCAAAAAACCTTTCTACCGTTCCCCTCATCGATAG